The following are encoded together in the Deinococcus aerolatus genome:
- a CDS encoding glycosyl-4,4'-diaponeurosporenoate acyltransferase CrtO family protein, whose translation MPSVGSAPRHVWGKLGLAALLVALAAGGLGRAAGFHGLLFALGMQVLLMWWALYLLAVTSPALRGPRFTVQAWEAPLYRRLGALAFGSVLRVVGWERLRRDSRGFSGTRTSLTRLDRATREAEYSHLLLALICLGIAAGALLVHAPDTAGWVLLTAIPAHLYPVMLQRTLRWRLQKLGLRN comes from the coding sequence GTGCCCTCCGTCGGCTCTGCGCCGCGGCACGTCTGGGGAAAACTCGGCCTTGCAGCGCTGCTGGTGGCGCTGGCCGCCGGGGGGCTGGGGCGCGCCGCCGGATTCCACGGCCTGCTGTTTGCGCTGGGGATGCAGGTGCTGCTGATGTGGTGGGCGCTGTACCTGCTGGCCGTGACCAGCCCGGCGCTGCGCGGCCCACGGTTTACGGTGCAGGCCTGGGAAGCCCCCCTGTACCGGCGGCTGGGCGCGCTGGCGTTCGGAAGCGTGCTGCGCGTGGTCGGCTGGGAACGCCTGCGCCGGGATTCACGCGGCTTCAGCGGCACGCGCACCTCCCTGACACGGCTGGACCGGGCCACGCGCGAGGCGGAATACAGCCACCTGCTGCTGGCGCTGATCTGTCTCGGTATCGCGGCGGGCGCGCTGCTGGTGCACGCTCCCGACACTGCAGGCTGGGTTCTCCTGACCGCCATCCCCGCCCACCTCTACCCGGTGATGCTGCAGCGCACCCTGCGCTGGCGCCTGCAGAAGCTGGGGCTCAGGAACTGA
- a CDS encoding glycosyltransferase, with protein MFRLLIASQPIAGHVLPLLPIVRELVRRGHSVRWYTGRKYAARVQAAGAEFLPFVHARDFDDADFGATFPGRARRRGLRQLQYDVQQIFVGGIEGNMHDLQEIGREWLADAVLADQTLVAALLHAEAGGPPCALLGVLPLGIQSRDTAPFGLGLPPSATAAGRARNRALHWLTQQVVFGAASRDLAAACGRMGVRPRPFALPPSPHLMLQPTVPAFEYPQSDLPSTLHFIGPITPPLPAGGGLPRWWPEMLNSPRPVVLVTQGTLATQPHQLILPTVQALKNENVLVVAAGVNGLSDLPANARAAAFVPFAALLPHVSVYVTNGGYGGVQAALAHGVPVVVAGGSEDKTEVAGRVAHAGVGLNLRTARPTGERLRRSVLELLGDSVQRRRAQALAAEMQQHDAPSEAATLLEQLARSGRAVTRTVSS; from the coding sequence TTGTTCCGCCTCCTGATCGCCTCGCAGCCCATCGCCGGGCATGTTCTGCCGCTGCTGCCCATCGTGCGGGAACTGGTGCGGCGCGGCCACAGCGTGCGATGGTACACCGGGCGCAAGTATGCGGCGCGGGTGCAGGCGGCGGGAGCCGAATTTCTGCCGTTCGTGCACGCCCGCGATTTCGACGACGCTGATTTTGGGGCGACCTTCCCGGGGCGGGCCCGGCGGCGCGGCCTGCGGCAATTGCAGTACGACGTGCAGCAGATTTTTGTGGGCGGCATCGAGGGCAACATGCACGACCTGCAGGAGATCGGGCGGGAGTGGCTGGCCGACGCCGTGCTGGCCGATCAGACGCTGGTGGCCGCCCTGCTGCACGCGGAAGCGGGCGGGCCGCCGTGCGCGCTGCTGGGCGTGCTGCCCCTGGGCATTCAGAGCCGGGACACCGCGCCGTTCGGTCTGGGCCTGCCACCGTCCGCCACCGCCGCAGGACGGGCCAGAAACCGCGCGCTGCATTGGCTGACGCAGCAGGTGGTGTTTGGGGCGGCGTCACGAGATCTGGCGGCGGCCTGTGGGCGCATGGGCGTGCGGCCCCGACCTTTTGCCCTGCCGCCCTCGCCGCATCTGATGCTTCAGCCGACCGTCCCCGCGTTCGAGTACCCCCAGAGCGACCTGCCCAGCACGCTGCATTTCATCGGGCCGATCACGCCTCCGCTTCCCGCAGGGGGCGGTCTCCCCCGGTGGTGGCCGGAGATGCTGAATTCACCGCGTCCGGTGGTGCTGGTCACGCAGGGGACCCTCGCCACCCAACCACATCAGCTGATCCTGCCCACGGTCCAGGCGCTCAAAAACGAGAATGTGCTGGTGGTGGCGGCGGGTGTGAACGGGCTGTCTGACCTGCCTGCCAACGCCCGTGCAGCGGCTTTTGTGCCCTTCGCGGCGCTGCTGCCGCACGTTTCGGTCTACGTGACGAATGGTGGGTACGGCGGGGTGCAGGCGGCGCTGGCGCACGGCGTCCCGGTCGTGGTGGCCGGCGGCAGCGAGGACAAGACGGAGGTGGCCGGACGCGTGGCCCACGCGGGGGTGGGTCTGAATCTGCGAACGGCCCGTCCGACAGGGGAGCGTCTGCGCCGCTCGGTGCTGGAACTCCTGGGTGACAGCGTGCAGCGGCGGCGGGCGCAGGCGCTGGCGGCCGAGATGCAGCAGCACGACGCGCCCAGCGAGGCTGCGACGCTGCTGGAGCAACTGGCACGCTCGGGACGGGCCGTGACGCGGACCGTCAGTTCCTGA
- a CDS encoding FAD-dependent oxidoreductase, whose translation MAERVWDVLIVGGGPVGLFLGCLLARRGLSFRVLERRSCPGQHSRAIGIHPPALEAFNEVGLTGPMLAAGLPITRGLVMGDAGPLGELGFGAASADFPFILSLPQRDTEAVLRRRLAELTPGALCSGVEVLGLREDPEGLHVTARVNGRPLALRGRHVIGADGWRSGVREALGLPFPGRRYPDRYLMGDFPDTTPLGQTALVSLTEGGVVESFPLPGQGRRWVVHTGGQLLEDAAAHRLTAMIRQRTGLHVPAAECRMLSAFEVRRHCAPRMVAGRAVLIGDAAHVVSPIGGQGMNLGWLDAAALAPLLEASLAGRRVDWLHFERTRLRSARVAGRQAELNMAAGRPAGPRAQKARERLIERLLRSPRAEPLLARAFTMRWL comes from the coding sequence GTGGCTGAGCGGGTCTGGGATGTGCTGATCGTCGGGGGCGGCCCGGTGGGGCTGTTTCTGGGGTGTCTGCTGGCGCGGCGCGGCCTGAGCTTCCGCGTGCTGGAACGGCGAAGCTGTCCGGGACAGCATTCACGTGCCATCGGCATTCACCCGCCGGCGCTGGAGGCGTTCAATGAAGTCGGGTTGACCGGACCGATGCTGGCAGCAGGCCTGCCCATCACCCGCGGTCTGGTCATGGGCGACGCCGGGCCGCTGGGTGAACTGGGCTTTGGGGCGGCCTCGGCGGACTTTCCCTTCATCCTTTCGCTGCCGCAGCGTGACACAGAAGCAGTGCTGCGCCGCCGTCTGGCCGAACTCACCCCCGGAGCTCTGTGTTCCGGGGTCGAGGTCCTGGGGCTCCGGGAGGACCCGGAGGGTCTGCACGTCACCGCCCGCGTGAACGGCAGGCCGCTGGCGCTGCGTGGCCGTCATGTGATCGGCGCCGACGGCTGGCGCAGCGGCGTGCGGGAAGCCCTGGGGTTGCCCTTTCCCGGCCGGCGGTACCCTGACAGGTACCTGATGGGCGACTTTCCCGATACCACGCCGCTGGGGCAGACGGCGCTGGTGTCGCTGACCGAGGGGGGCGTGGTGGAATCGTTCCCGCTGCCAGGGCAGGGCCGGCGCTGGGTGGTGCACACCGGAGGGCAGTTGCTGGAGGACGCCGCTGCCCACAGATTGACCGCCATGATCCGGCAGCGCACGGGTCTGCATGTTCCGGCTGCCGAATGCCGGATGCTCAGCGCCTTCGAGGTCCGCCGCCACTGTGCGCCGCGGATGGTGGCTGGGCGGGCCGTGCTGATCGGCGACGCGGCGCACGTGGTCAGCCCCATCGGTGGGCAGGGGATGAACCTGGGGTGGCTGGACGCTGCCGCGCTGGCGCCCCTGCTGGAGGCGTCGCTTGCCGGCCGCCGCGTGGACTGGCTGCATTTTGAACGAACCCGTCTTCGCTCGGCCCGCGTGGCTGGCCGTCAGGCCGAACTGAATATGGCGGCGGGCCGCCCGGCAGGCCCACGGGCGCAGAAAGCGCGTGAACGTCTGATCGAACGTCTCCTGCGCTCCCCCAGGGCCGAGCCTCTGCTGGCCAGAGCGTTTACGATGCGCTGGCTGTAA
- a CDS encoding class I SAM-dependent methyltransferase yields the protein MILPAPFSARELHLAERMDDPLCDLSELNRTYAQFGAVNGLVAGWGRVYRRVLLPRLSRSRPNTLLDIGCGGGDVPRALARWAARDGFTLRITAIDADARAIAFAGTQSAVSGLEFRQAMSGDLVREGRRFDLVTSNHLLHHLTAPELGALLRDCEGLCADAGLVVHSDIRRSPLAYLGFRAGVAPLFRGSFIGEDGLLSIRRSFTAAELRELAPPGWQVRTLHPFRNLLVYGATARG from the coding sequence GTGATTCTTCCAGCCCCCTTCTCTGCGCGTGAGCTTCACCTGGCCGAGCGGATGGACGATCCCCTGTGTGACCTGAGCGAACTCAACCGTACCTACGCCCAGTTCGGTGCGGTGAACGGCCTGGTGGCGGGGTGGGGACGGGTCTACAGGCGCGTTCTGCTGCCCCGCCTCTCGCGCTCGCGCCCGAACACGCTGCTGGACATCGGCTGCGGGGGCGGCGACGTACCGCGCGCCCTGGCCCGCTGGGCGGCGCGCGACGGCTTCACGCTGCGCATCACGGCCATCGATGCCGACGCGCGTGCAATTGCCTTTGCCGGGACGCAGTCGGCGGTTTCAGGACTGGAGTTTCGTCAGGCCATGAGTGGGGATCTGGTGCGGGAGGGGCGGCGGTTTGACCTGGTGACTTCCAATCACCTGCTGCATCACCTGACGGCCCCGGAACTGGGCGCGCTCCTGCGGGACTGCGAGGGGCTGTGTGCGGACGCGGGCCTGGTTGTCCACAGCGACATCAGGCGCAGCCCGCTGGCGTACCTGGGCTTCCGGGCCGGGGTGGCGCCGCTGTTCAGGGGTTCTTTTATCGGCGAGGATGGACTGCTCTCGATTCGCCGCAGTTTCACCGCCGCCGAATTGCGTGAACTGGCCCCGCCAGGCTGGCAGGTCCGGACCCTGCATCCCTTCCGAAATCTGCTGGTGTACGGGGCCACGGCGCGTGGCTGA
- a CDS encoding type III polyketide synthase, with protein sequence MPVYIHDIALALPETAYPQSVIREVIKAQPELDRLAKRLAGAAFNGSGIDQRYSVVREFADKDGEAGLFYDPANERMLTPSTGQRNIVYAEEATRLYVEAARKALEDGPFEAADITHVITVSCTGFFAPGPDYAIVRALGLGGDVGRYHVGFMGCYAAFPALKMAKAFCQADPEAAVLVVSAELCTLHMRAAPDPDTIIAASVFADGCAAALVSARPPAQGRHALRMDHFETTLTPPGVGEAEMAWTIGDQGYEMVLSSYVPSIIESHIEGALSPLLDHEPALADARHAGVEHWAIHPGGRSILDKVQGSLKLSDAQMAPSREVLRQYGNMSSATILFILRDLLGTPEGERVCAMAFGPGLTVEMGLLSGAVGAAATQEAERQSELAGVR encoded by the coding sequence ATGCCCGTCTACATTCACGACATTGCTCTGGCGCTGCCTGAGACCGCCTATCCGCAGTCGGTGATCCGGGAAGTGATCAAGGCGCAGCCTGAGCTGGACCGCTTGGCCAAACGGCTGGCTGGCGCCGCCTTCAATGGCTCTGGAATCGATCAGCGCTACAGCGTGGTCAGGGAATTTGCGGACAAGGATGGTGAGGCGGGGCTATTTTACGATCCAGCCAACGAACGGATGTTGACGCCCAGCACGGGGCAGCGCAACATCGTCTATGCCGAGGAGGCCACCAGACTGTACGTGGAGGCCGCCCGCAAGGCGCTGGAGGACGGCCCCTTCGAGGCCGCCGATATCACCCATGTCATCACGGTGTCCTGCACGGGTTTCTTCGCGCCGGGGCCAGATTATGCCATCGTGCGGGCGCTGGGACTGGGCGGTGACGTTGGCCGTTACCACGTGGGCTTCATGGGCTGCTACGCAGCCTTTCCCGCGCTGAAGATGGCCAAGGCGTTCTGTCAGGCCGATCCCGAGGCCGCCGTGCTGGTGGTGAGTGCCGAGCTGTGCACCCTGCATATGCGAGCTGCGCCGGACCCGGACACCATCATCGCCGCCTCGGTGTTCGCCGACGGATGCGCCGCCGCGCTGGTCAGCGCCCGGCCACCAGCACAGGGCCGGCACGCCTTAAGGATGGACCACTTCGAGACCACCCTGACCCCTCCCGGCGTGGGTGAGGCGGAAATGGCGTGGACCATTGGCGATCAGGGCTACGAGATGGTTCTGAGCAGTTACGTGCCGTCCATCATCGAGTCGCACATCGAGGGCGCGCTGTCGCCGCTGCTGGACCACGAACCCGCGCTGGCCGACGCCCGCCACGCCGGAGTCGAGCACTGGGCCATCCATCCCGGTGGGCGCAGCATTCTGGACAAGGTGCAGGGTAGCCTGAAGCTCAGTGACGCGCAGATGGCGCCGTCGCGTGAGGTGCTGCGCCAGTACGGCAACATGAGCAGCGCCACGATCCTGTTTATCCTGCGGGACCTGCTCGGGACGCCGGAAGGGGAGCGGGTGTGTGCGATGGCCTTCGGGCCGGGGCTGACGGTGGAGATGGGGCTGTTGAGCGGCGCGGTAGGCGCGGCGGCCACGCAGGAGGCTGAGCGGCAGAGTGAACTGGCCGGGGTGCGGTGA
- a CDS encoding ChbG/HpnK family deacetylase, whose translation MQATVGATGAGLLSFAAVMRPCGWAPAAAQLMVSLPTADVGVHWTLTSRWAACVWGPPLCSHTDRRAGPLPRGGGRGPAGTGGPAPGLNLRGSRGSPPGRFRAGRGRLRSPRLQTRG comes from the coding sequence GTGCAGGCCACCGTCGGCGCTACTGGTGCCGGTCTGCTGTCCTTCGCCGCCGTGATGAGGCCGTGTGGCTGGGCACCAGCAGCGGCGCAACTGATGGTCAGTCTGCCCACGGCGGACGTGGGCGTGCACTGGACGCTGACCAGCCGGTGGGCAGCCTGCGTCTGGGGTCCGCCGCTGTGCTCCCACACTGACCGACGCGCCGGGCCCCTTCCACGCGGCGGTGGACGAGGCCCGGCGGGCACTGGCGGCCCGGCACCAGGACTGAACCTTCGGGGTTCAAGGGGAAGTCCTCCCGGCCGGTTCCGCGCAGGGAGAGGAAGGCTGAGGTCGCCCCGTCTCCAGACGCGGGGGTGA
- a CDS encoding MFS transporter yields MPPALARGLQFRALAGLPRNARNAILMEPLWGVFGVVVLYYAPLYMSSVGLSNTQIGLLGSMSLALSFLFQAMAAPITNRVGRKRTTLIGDLVSWTLPMFVWAFAHSFTAFALAAVLAASGRIVSVSWSLLLIEDVEEWQRARVFGIINLIVTVCGLLTPLVGLVIAQHGITATMRGFYLLGGVGMTVMFLWRNAITEETRSGVAAMAQHRELGLGQSVRHALGMVAGMRGHPGLMGVTAFYLLTVFLEQLSLFQILFLGQTLGFSAQTLSFVPFVAASVTLLLYGVALPRLSRLPLGRTLVVVRALGLIGAVALLLVPAGHTAAMLAVVGLLGGVTFLTLTYRDAALFARLPQDGTADLYSAVQTLTLLCAIPAAGLAGAIFTASPRGLFMLIAALCAALFLLAVWLAERERRTQAQAG; encoded by the coding sequence GTGCCCCCCGCCTTGGCTAGAGGCTTGCAGTTCCGGGCGCTGGCCGGGCTGCCGCGCAATGCCCGCAACGCCATCCTGATGGAGCCGCTGTGGGGCGTGTTCGGCGTGGTGGTGCTGTATTACGCGCCGCTGTACATGAGCAGCGTGGGCCTGTCCAACACGCAGATTGGGCTGCTCGGTTCCATGTCGCTGGCCCTGTCCTTTCTCTTTCAGGCAATGGCGGCCCCCATCACCAACCGGGTAGGACGCAAACGCACCACCCTGATCGGCGACCTCGTGTCGTGGACCTTGCCGATGTTCGTGTGGGCCTTCGCGCATTCCTTTACCGCCTTTGCGCTGGCGGCTGTTCTGGCCGCGAGTGGACGGATCGTGTCGGTGTCCTGGAGTCTGCTGCTGATCGAGGACGTCGAGGAATGGCAACGCGCGCGGGTGTTTGGCATCATCAACCTGATCGTGACGGTGTGCGGCCTGCTGACGCCGCTGGTGGGGCTGGTGATCGCGCAGCACGGCATCACCGCCACCATGCGGGGCTTTTACCTGCTGGGCGGCGTGGGCATGACTGTCATGTTCCTGTGGCGGAACGCAATCACCGAGGAAACCCGCAGCGGCGTGGCCGCCATGGCCCAGCACCGTGAGCTGGGCCTGGGCCAGAGCGTCCGCCACGCGCTGGGCATGGTGGCAGGCATGCGCGGCCACCCGGGTCTGATGGGCGTCACCGCCTTCTATCTGCTGACGGTCTTTCTCGAGCAACTCAGCCTGTTTCAGATCCTGTTTCTTGGGCAGACGCTGGGGTTCAGCGCCCAGACACTTTCATTTGTGCCGTTCGTGGCCGCCTCCGTGACCCTGCTGCTGTACGGGGTGGCCCTGCCCCGGCTGTCACGGCTGCCGCTGGGCCGCACGCTGGTGGTGGTCCGTGCGCTGGGACTGATCGGCGCTGTGGCGCTGCTGCTGGTCCCGGCAGGACACACGGCGGCCATGCTGGCGGTGGTGGGCCTGCTGGGTGGCGTCACCTTCTTGACCCTGACCTACCGCGACGCCGCCCTGTTCGCCCGCCTGCCGCAGGACGGGACCGCCGATCTGTACTCGGCGGTCCAGACCCTGACCCTGCTGTGTGCGATTCCAGCTGCGGGACTCGCCGGGGCGATCTTCACCGCCTCCCCGCGCGGCCTGTTCATGCTGATCGCTGCGCTGTGTGCCGCACTTTTCCTGCTGGCCGTGTGGCTGGCCGAGCGGGAGCGGCGCACGCAGGCGCAGGCTGGCTGA
- a CDS encoding ABC transporter ATP-binding protein, which translates to MTQATSPSSPLLLEVRDLHTRYGRVEALSGVSLDVPAGQIVSVIGANGAGKTTLMNSVMGILPSTGELLYEGQSLRGVPLETRVARGISLVPERRDLFASMSVADNLTLGAYSRRQQKWRGDLDHVYERFPRLLERRRQLAGTLSGGEQQMLAIGRALMGKPRLLLLDEPSLGLAPLIVRDILRIVKQLQAEGVTVLLVEQNARASLAISDSGYVLETGEVKLSGPARELAQNPELTASYLGG; encoded by the coding sequence GTGACGCAGGCAACCAGCCCCTCCTCTCCCCTGCTGCTCGAAGTGCGTGACCTGCACACCCGCTACGGCCGGGTGGAGGCGCTAAGCGGCGTATCGCTGGACGTGCCGGCCGGACAGATTGTGAGCGTGATCGGGGCCAACGGAGCGGGCAAGACCACGCTGATGAATTCGGTGATGGGCATCCTGCCCAGCACCGGCGAGCTGCTCTACGAGGGACAGTCGCTGCGCGGCGTGCCGCTGGAAACCCGTGTGGCCCGCGGCATCAGCCTGGTGCCGGAGCGGCGGGACCTGTTCGCCTCCATGTCGGTGGCCGACAACCTGACGCTGGGCGCGTACAGCCGACGTCAGCAGAAGTGGCGCGGCGATCTCGACCATGTCTACGAGCGCTTTCCGCGTCTGCTGGAGCGCCGCAGGCAACTGGCCGGCACGTTGTCCGGCGGTGAGCAGCAGATGCTGGCGATTGGCCGCGCGTTGATGGGCAAGCCCCGACTGCTGCTGCTGGACGAACCCTCGCTGGGGCTCGCGCCGTTGATCGTGCGCGACATTCTGCGGATCGTCAAGCAGCTTCAGGCTGAGGGCGTGACCGTGCTGCTCGTGGAGCAGAACGCGCGGGCCAGCCTGGCGATCAGCGATAGCGGCTACGTGTTGGAAACGGGCGAGGTCAAGCTGAGCGGCCCGGCGCGTGAGCTGGCACAGAACCCAGAACTGACGGCCAGTTACCTGGGCGGCTAG
- a CDS encoding branched-chain amino acid ABC transporter ATP-binding protein/permease has protein sequence MTTARPAPKFSARLGLSVTAALIALSLPLLLPLFQVTLLTNILIFSIVVTGLVLLTGILGLTSFGQAAFMGVGAYTTAILTAQMGWNPWLSLPVSLLVTGVIAWLLGLMTLRMQGHYLPLATIAWGISLFYVFGNTPALGGFTGLTDIPPISVFGLPLTSPRSFAYLALICVGLVALGAQFLLSSRTGRAMRALRGGSLVAEAFGVSAFGLRVQVFVLSALMAALAGWLYAHSQRFVNPTPFGLQAGIEYLFMAVVGGSQHIWGGVLGAGLITQIREILRDVLPGLLGQQGNFEVIVFGALVILVLQFARRGLWPLIELALPQEGIRILPERGKLVSRPKPAPGTPLLSVQHAVKQFGGLRAVNEVSFDLNAGEILGLIGPNGAGKSTMFNLITGVNPATSGQISFMGQDISRRSAGQIHRLGLSRTFQHVHLLPELTLLENTMMGGYARARAGMVRSLLHLERGEEAALQHEALRQLERVGLGAQAFTLAGNLALGQQRVLEIARALVADPTLLLLDEPAAGLRFGEKTELVALLRRLRDEGVTILIVEHDMDLVMGLVDRLVVMNYGEKLAEGSPQQVRDNADVREAYLGVDMEEEGAA, from the coding sequence ATGACCACGGCCAGACCTGCCCCGAAGTTCTCCGCCCGTCTGGGGCTGAGTGTCACCGCCGCCCTGATCGCGCTGTCGCTGCCGCTGCTGCTGCCGCTGTTTCAGGTCACGCTGCTGACCAACATCCTGATTTTTTCCATCGTCGTGACTGGACTGGTGCTGCTGACCGGCATCCTGGGCCTGACCAGTTTCGGACAGGCGGCCTTCATGGGGGTGGGGGCGTACACCACCGCCATCCTTACCGCGCAGATGGGCTGGAACCCGTGGCTGTCGTTGCCGGTGTCGCTGCTGGTCACCGGCGTGATTGCGTGGCTTCTCGGGCTGATGACGCTGCGCATGCAGGGCCATTATCTGCCGCTGGCCACGATTGCCTGGGGCATCAGCCTGTTTTACGTGTTCGGCAACACCCCGGCGCTGGGCGGGTTCACCGGCCTGACTGACATTCCACCCATTTCCGTGTTCGGACTGCCGCTGACCTCGCCGCGTTCCTTCGCGTACCTTGCGTTGATCTGTGTGGGGCTGGTGGCGCTGGGCGCGCAGTTTCTGCTGTCCAGCCGCACCGGCCGGGCCATGCGGGCGCTACGCGGCGGGTCGCTGGTGGCCGAGGCCTTTGGCGTGTCGGCCTTCGGGCTGCGCGTGCAGGTCTTTGTCCTCTCGGCGCTGATGGCGGCGCTGGCGGGGTGGCTTTACGCCCACAGCCAGCGCTTCGTGAATCCCACGCCGTTTGGCCTGCAGGCGGGAATCGAGTATCTGTTTATGGCGGTGGTGGGCGGCTCACAGCACATCTGGGGCGGCGTGCTGGGCGCAGGCCTGATCACCCAGATCCGCGAGATTCTGCGCGACGTGTTGCCTGGCCTGCTGGGCCAGCAGGGCAATTTCGAGGTCATCGTGTTCGGGGCGCTGGTCATTCTGGTGCTGCAGTTCGCGCGCCGTGGACTGTGGCCGCTGATCGAGCTGGCCCTGCCGCAGGAGGGCATCCGCATCCTGCCGGAACGCGGAAAACTTGTCTCACGCCCCAAACCCGCGCCCGGCACGCCGCTGCTGAGCGTTCAGCACGCGGTCAAACAGTTCGGCGGATTGCGGGCCGTGAATGAGGTGTCCTTTGACCTGAACGCCGGAGAAATCCTGGGACTGATCGGCCCCAACGGCGCGGGCAAGAGCACCATGTTCAACCTGATCACAGGGGTCAACCCGGCCACCTCGGGGCAGATCAGCTTCATGGGACAGGACATCAGCCGCCGCAGCGCTGGCCAGATTCACCGTCTGGGCCTGAGCCGCACCTTCCAGCACGTGCACCTGCTGCCCGAGCTGACTCTGCTGGAAAACACCATGATGGGCGGCTACGCGCGCGCCCGTGCAGGCATGGTCCGCAGCCTGCTGCACCTGGAACGCGGCGAGGAGGCGGCGTTGCAGCACGAGGCCCTGCGGCAACTTGAGCGCGTCGGGCTGGGCGCGCAGGCGTTCACGCTGGCGGGCAACCTGGCGCTGGGACAGCAGCGGGTGCTGGAAATCGCCCGCGCGCTGGTGGCCGATCCCACGCTGCTGCTGCTGGATGAACCCGCCGCCGGGCTGCGGTTCGGCGAGAAGACCGAACTGGTGGCGCTGCTGCGCCGCCTGCGCGACGAGGGGGTCACGATTCTGATCGTCGAACACGACATGGACCTGGTGATGGGCCTGGTGGACCGGCTGGTGGTCATGAACTACGGCGAGAAACTGGCCGAGGGCTCACCACAGCAGGTGCGCGACAATGCCGACGTGCGTGAGGCGTATCTGGGCGTGGACATGGAAGAGGAGGGCGCGGCGTGA
- a CDS encoding branched-chain amino acid ABC transporter permease, producing the protein MQIFDPTIFPILAADGLTNGAVYALLALALVLVFAVTRVIFIPQGEFVVFGTLTLASLQLGRTPGTLWLVLVLLVIAAAMEAFSLARAGQLRRGLVTLGAAALLGTGLWAITGWLAPLQAPLWVQVVLTLGLVAPLGPLLYRVVYQPLQNATVLVLLIASVALHLLLTGLALVFFGPEGSRTPPFFEGNLSLGQITLSWQSLLVIAVSALLMFGLYLFFERTMPGKALRATAVNRLGARLVGISPSSAGTLTFTLAALIGALGGVLIGPSVAVTYDSGFLIGLKGFVGAIIGGLVSYPLAAAGAILVGLIESFASFSLSAWKEVIVFTLILPVLLWRSMTTRHIPEDEE; encoded by the coding sequence GTGCAGATTTTTGACCCGACCATTTTCCCAATTCTGGCGGCGGATGGGCTGACCAACGGAGCGGTGTATGCGCTGCTGGCGTTGGCCCTCGTGCTGGTCTTTGCCGTCACACGCGTAATCTTCATCCCCCAGGGTGAGTTCGTGGTGTTCGGTACATTGACGCTGGCCTCGCTGCAACTGGGCCGCACGCCGGGAACACTGTGGCTGGTCCTGGTTCTGCTGGTCATCGCCGCGGCCATGGAGGCCTTTTCGCTGGCGCGCGCTGGACAACTGCGGCGCGGACTGGTCACGCTGGGCGCCGCAGCTCTGCTGGGCACAGGCCTCTGGGCCATCACGGGCTGGCTGGCGCCCCTACAGGCCCCGCTGTGGGTGCAAGTGGTGCTGACCCTCGGACTGGTGGCGCCGCTGGGCCCGCTGCTGTACCGGGTGGTCTACCAGCCGCTGCAAAACGCCACGGTACTGGTACTGCTGATCGCCTCGGTGGCGCTGCACCTGCTGCTGACCGGGCTGGCGCTGGTGTTTTTCGGGCCTGAAGGCTCACGGACCCCCCCCTTCTTTGAGGGTAACCTCTCGCTGGGCCAGATCACGCTCAGCTGGCAGAGCCTGCTGGTCATCGCGGTCTCGGCCCTACTGATGTTCGGGCTGTATCTCTTTTTCGAGCGCACCATGCCGGGCAAGGCGCTCAGGGCCACTGCCGTCAACCGGCTGGGCGCGCGGCTGGTGGGCATCAGTCCGTCGTCGGCGGGGACGCTGACCTTTACGCTGGCGGCCCTGATTGGCGCGCTGGGTGGAGTTCTGATTGGCCCCAGCGTGGCCGTGACCTACGACAGCGGCTTTCTGATCGGCCTCAAGGGGTTTGTCGGCGCCATCATCGGCGGACTGGTCAGCTATCCGCTGGCGGCGGCAGGCGCGATTCTGGTGGGCCTGATCGAGAGTTTCGCCAGCTTCAGCCTGTCGGCCTGGAAAGAAGTGATTGTGTTCACGCTGATCCTGCCGGTGCTGCTGTGGCGCTCCATGACCACCCGTCACATCCCGGAGGACGAGGAATGA